The Lactuca sativa cultivar Salinas chromosome 2, Lsat_Salinas_v11, whole genome shotgun sequence genome includes a window with the following:
- the LOC111908245 gene encoding NEDD8-conjugating enzyme Ubc12, protein MIRLFKVKEKQKEEAKNANGNGSFKKQSAGELRVHKDISELNLPKSCTISFPNGKDDLMTFEITIKPDEGYYMGGKFLFTFNVGATYPHEAPKVKCKTKVYHPNIDLEGNVCLNILREDWKPVLNINTIVYGLYHLFTEPNHEDPLNHEAAGVLRDNPKVFKSNVRTAMAGGRVGDTYFTKCI, encoded by the exons ATGATTAGGTTGTTTAAAGTCAAggaaaagcaaaaagaagaggCTAAAAATGCAAACGGAAATGGATCCTTTAAGAAGCAAAGTGCAGGGGAATTGCGTGTTCATAAGG ACATAAGTGAACTAAACCTACCGAAATCATGCACCATTTCATTTCCAAATGGCAAGGATGACTTAATGACTTTTGAGATCACCATTAAACCCGATGAAGGGTATTACAT GGGTGGGAAATTTTTGTTCACTTTCAATGTTGGTGCTACTTATCCACACGAGGCGCCAAAAGTCAAGTGTAAAACCAAG GTGTATCATCCTAATATTGACTTGGAAGGAAATGTATGCCTCAACATCTTACGAGAAGATTGGAAACCTGTCCTCAACATAAACACAATTGTTTACGGATTGTATCATCTCTTCACG GAGCCAAACCATGAAGATCCTTTAAATCATGAGGCTGCGGGTGTTTTAAGGGACAACCCGAAAGTGTTCAAATCAAATGTCAGGACAGCAATGGCTGGGGGACGTGTGGGAGACACATATTTCACAAAATGTATCTAA
- the LOC111908237 gene encoding RHOMBOID-like protein 9, chloroplastic, whose amino-acid sequence MAMAPICFKMCYKHRTVNNDQEFIGGISSVSNHKLKNTNLCYNSVATFMKTNKTMLKCSNFSRYISPNASEREKPLVSSSREKQLRSLDSYFKKFKNDMNHKDSHNISGQSSKETYPVKNMQETQTKTDSDETSGLYIICTMVSINIAVYLFEIASPIKNSDLELFSLPALYGAKINHLILYGEWWRLLTPMFLHTGILHIGLGCWALLTFGPRVCRAYGPFTFFLIYILGGLSGNLTSFLHTPDPTVGGTGPVFAIIGAWLIYQYQNKDAIEKNVFESMYQKAIFATAIGFVLSVYGPIDDWTHFGSVFTGIAYGFMTCPTLLQIDNSSSSSSSSSSSSSSTLDTSKENGMTLISRNVDPCKSLVMFSIFVLVLSCLVFVFEPPLGSLDVDTLV is encoded by the exons ATGGCGATGGCTCCAATATGCTTCAAAATGTGTTACAAACACCGAACTGTAAACAACGATCAAGAGTTTATCGGAGGAATCTCTTCAGTTTCAAACCACAAACTCAAGAACACGAATCTTTGCTATAATTCTGTTGCCACTTTCATGAAAACAAACAAAACCATGCTCAAATGTTCAAACTTTTCAAGATATATCTCCCCGAATGCATCAGAAAGGGAGAAACCTTTAGTGTCTAGTTCTAGAGAGAAGCAATTAAGATCACTGGATTCTTACTTTAAGAAATTCAAGAATGATATGAATCACAAAGATTCACACAATATAAGTGGTCAATCCAGTAAAGAAACATACCCTGTCAAGAACATGCAAGAAACCCAAACAAAAACTGATTCTGATGAAACTTCGGGTCTCTACATAAT ATGCACGATGGTGTCTATAAACATTGCAGTTTATCTGTTTGAAATCGCGAGTCCAATAAAGAACTCGGATCTTGAACTCTTTTCACTTCCAGCACTCTATGGAGCAAAAATCAATCACTTGATCTTATATGGAGAATGGTGGAGGCTGTTGACACCAATGTTTCTG CATACGGGGATTCTTCATATTGGGCTTGGTTGTTGGGCTTTGCTCACATTTGGGCCACGAGTTTGCAGGGCGTATGGCCCGTTTACCTTTTTCTTGATATACATACTTGGAGGGCTATCTGGTAATTTGACAAGCTTTCTTCATACCCCTGATCCAACTGTTGGTGGAACT GGACCAGTTTTTGCAATCATTGGAGCTTGGCTTATATATCAATATCAAAACAAAGATGCAATTGAGAAGAATGTTTTTGAAAGCATGTATCAGAAGGCAATCTTTGCTACTGCAATTGGCTTTGTTTTATCAGTTTATGGTCCAATTGATGATTG GACACATTTTGGATCAGTGTTCACTGGCATAGCTTATGGTTTCATGACATGCCCCACCTTACTACAAATAGAcaattcatcatcatcatcatcatcatcatcatcatcatcatcatcaacattggaTACTAGTAAAGAGAATGGAATGACACTCATTTCACGAAATGTGGATCCAtgtaaatcacttgtgatgtttTCTATTTTTGTATTGGTTTTGAGTTGTTTGGTTTTCGTGTTTGAACCTCCATTGGGTTCACTAGATGTAGACACCCTTGTGTAG